GTACAATGAAACAGTACAATTGCTCAAAGCTACCAAAAGCCCTTTATACGGCAGGTATTTGGCAAGTATGGCAGTGCTCAAAGAGGTACAAGATCGTTATGATGAGGCCGAAAAACTGTACCAAGAAGCCATTACTGAGTTGAAAAAAGACGTGGGCGAGCAACACCCTGATTATGCCCAGGCAATGCACGACTTTGGCAAGCTGTATGAGCTGAAAAATGAGCTCAACAAAGCCGAACAAATGATGAAAAAGGCGCAAACGATCAGAGCACAGGCTTATGGCAAAAACTCGCCCAAATACGCCGAATCGTTGAATGACCTTGCCAAGTTGTATTTTAAAATGGGCAAGCATCAACAAGCGCTTGCTCATGCCAAACAAGCACTAGAGATTCGACAGAAAGGCAATGATAAAGCCACCGAGATGACCACCATTCGAAACATAGCGAATATCTATTGGACATTGAAACGGTTTACCGAAGCCGAAAAGTATTACAAAACGGTACTGGATTATCAAAAAAAGACCCAGGGAGCATTACACAAAGAGTATTTGACCACGCTCAATCGCCTGGGGGAGATGTATGATGCCCAAAACCGATTGAAAGAAGCTACTCAAGTGTATAAAAAAGTGCTCAAAGGAAGGGCGCAAACATTGGGTACCAACCACCGCGATTATTTGCTTACTTCGTATGACCTGGCAATGCTGTACATTACCGAAGAAAACAAGTTGGATAGTGCTTTTAGTCTATTGCAGGAGCTGGAAAAAAACGCGAGTGTATTGCGTAAAATGCCAGATGTGTATGCCAATATCTTAAGAAACCTGGGCGGAATTTATTACCAACAGGGTAAAATAGCTGAAGCCAAAAAACGCTTTGCCCAGTGTATAAAAGTGTATCCCCAACGCGATGAAAGTTATATTTATTTTCTCAACTCTTTGGCAGCCTCTTATGTAGAGTCGAGCAGCTATACTACTGCCGACTCGCTGTATTCGGCATCGTTGCGGTTGAGCCGACAAAAGTATGGGCGTAATAGTGAAATATATGCGGTAACGCTTGATGAGTCGGGCAAGATGTATGAGCAGGCAGGGCGCTACGACGAAGCTCTGAAAAATTACCAGGAGGCATTGAAACTGGAGAAAAAAATAAAGGGAGCCAATAGCCCCGAATATGCCCGCGCGCTGCACGACTTGGGGGTAGTATTTAAGGCAATGGGGAAATACACCGAAGCCGAACAAAGTTTTTTGAAGGCAAAGCAGCTACGTAAGGTAAATCCGGGCGTTGCCTCTTACGCTTATTCTGCTACACTAAACGGTATGGGCAACTTGTATAAAACAATGGGGCGCTATCAGGAAGCCGAAAAGATGTATGTACAAGCGCTCGATATTCGACGAAAAACACTGGGTGAACAACATTTTGAATATGCAGTTACCTTGAACGACCTGGCGGGGCTATACCGTAAATTAGGCAAAAAAGCAGCGGCACGTAAACTGTATACCCAGGCGTTGACTATTCGGCAGGCGGAGCTGGGCAAGCAACACCCCGACTATGCATCGTCTTTAGACAATCTGGCGGGTTTGTACCGCGACGAGGGCAACAAACAAAAAGCCGAAGAATATTACTTAAAGGCGCTTGAGATCAGAGGAAAAACGCTGGGCAATAATCACCCAGCTTATGCGGCATCGTTGAACAACCTGGCGGTGTTTTATGAAGAGTTGGGTAAGTTGACTGAGGCAGAACAGGCGTATAAACAAACTATAGATATTTTTAAAGAAAAACTAGGCGACAATCACCCCGATTATGCGGCAGCTTTGGGTAATTTGGGGGTTTTCTTGGAAGCCCAGGGTAAGTTTGACCAAGCCGAGCAGTACTTTAGCAAGGCAGTGAAGATTGTACTCAGACAAATTGACCAAACTTTTTCTTCTTTGAGCGAAGATGAAAAAAAACAGTTTTATGAAGTCAATAAGCGTTTTATAGATGGTTTTATGCGTTTCGCCTTTAATTCGTCAGGCTTGCGGTTGTCAAAGGGGCAAACCAAGTTACCAGTATTGGGCGATGCGTATAACTTGCAGTTGGCTACCAAAGCCCTTATTTTGAACGCTACCTCTAAGGTACGGCGCCGTATTATGGCAAGCGGCAACCAGGCTTTGATTGCCAAATACAATGAATGGCAAAAGGTGAGAGAACAGATTGCCAATTTATATAACCTGGGCGATGCTGCGCTCAACCGCAAGGGCATTAATGTACAAGCCTTGGAAGCAAAGGCCAACTCGTTAGAGCGTGAGTTGTCTGCCAAAGCCGAGGGGTTTCGTGGGGCTTATAACCCTTCGTTACCCACTTGGCGCGATGTGCAAAAGCGTTTGAAACCGGGCGAAGCAGCTATAGAAATGATACGTTTGCGTACGCGTAAAGACAGTGTTTACTACAGCGTGCTGGTGATAAAACCTGAGACTAAAGATCATCCAGAGTTTTTGACCATTCGCAATGGTAAAAAATTAGAAACCCGTTATGTAGCGTATTATAAAAATGCCATTCGCTTTAAACGCAGAGACCGTTACTCTTACAAAATGTTTTGGCAATCTTTTCGTAAGGTGCTCAAGGGGGTAAAAAAGGTATATATTTCGCCCGATGGTGTGTATAATCAAATTAACCTGAATACGCTCCAAAATCTCGAAACGAACAAGTATGTACTGGACGAACTAGAGGTAGCGATGGTGACCAATACCCGTGATATACTAGGCTTTGGCAAGCGTACAACTACCCACAAGCAAGCGGTATTGTTAGGACACCCCAAATACTATATTAAGCCGGAAGGCAAGATAAATATGGTGAAGAAAAAAAATAACCTGGATGAACAACAAGACTCCTGGCTGAAGTACGCTTTTTTTGCCGACTTGCCAGGTACAGCAGTAGAAATAGCTGGTATAAAAAAGGTACTAAGACGACAAGCCTGGAACACAAAGGTGCATTTGGGTAACAAAGCCCTTGAAGACAGTCTGAAAACGATCAAAAACCCTGATATTTTGCATATTGCCACCCATGGTTTTTTTATCCCTTCGCTTACCGATGAAGCACAGGGTGCACGTGGGGTAAAAATAAAAGCCCAGAAAAAGAAGAAAAAGGGCAGTAACCCAATAGACAATGACCCTATGTTGCGTTCGGGGTTGATTCTTGCCGGAGTGACAGATTATTTTAAGGCAACCGAAAAACCCAATACCGATGATGGGGTGCTGACAGCTTATGAGGCAATGAATTTACAGCTTGACGAAACCGATTTGGTGGTGTTGTCAGCGTGCGAAACCGGGCTGGGCAAGGTACAAAGTGGCGAAGGGGTATATGGGCTGCAGCGAGCTTTGAAAATAGCTGGGGCGCGTACCGTGCTTATGAGTTTATGGAAGGTGAGCGATGAGGCAACCCAAAAGTTGATGAATGCTTTTTATGAAGAGTGGCTTAAGTCGGGTAATAAACGGCAGGCTTTTCAGAAAGCCCAACTAAAAATAAGAAAGGATTATAGCCACCCGTATTATTGGGGAGCTTTTGTAATGGTGGGAGAATAGTTTTATAAAAGCATAAGTTGCCAGACCTGCCAGATTTTCTACACCTGGTGGGTCTAACTAAAGATATATCCGGTTTTGAGGCATAACGATGGTCTCTGTTTACAACGTCAATACCAGGTTGACCTTAAAAACCTCTTTGTCAGGCACTACTTCGAGGGTATACTTATTAGCATACAGCAACTCAAGTTGTCTTTGAACGTTTTTGAGTCCCAAGCCCGACTTTTCTTCTAACTGATTGTTGGCAAACGGATTTACCGTGTTCTCTACCCGAAAGCTCAATTGCTGATTGCTTACTTTTAGCTCAATGCTAATCGACGATGTTTGTTGTTTGCTAATGCCGTGCTTAAAGGCGTTCTCGACAAAAGTAATCAACAACATAGGGGCAATTAGGCATGCAGGCGCATCTATTTCTACCTCAAAGTTAATGTTTACTGTGTTGTTTTTTCCGGCAAACCGCAGTTTCTGCAACTCTATATAAGTCTCAATATAAGCCACTTCGCGCTCCAGGGCTATTCTATCTACATTACTTTCGTGCAACATGTACCTAATCAGTTTCGACAACTTGGCAATGCCTTCTGCTGTTCGTTCCGAACCATCGCTTAGCGCTGAAGCATATAAATTGTTGAGGGTATTGAACAAAAAATGGGGGTTGATCTGCGACTTTAAAAACTTAAGCTCGGTTTGAAGCTTGGATTGTTGCAAATATTGCTTTTCGGTTTCGTGCTGCACCCAGTCTTGCGTAAAGCGAGCCCCAAACGAGGTAATAATAAATATGAGATAAAAAGCGGGCTGCAGAGACACTATGCCTTGAAAGTGATTAGGTGGGTAGGCATCTTGTGGCATAGTAGGAGGGACTACCTGTACCAAAAAATAATCTACTCCTATCTCTATCCCATAACACATCACCACCAAGCCCACAAAGTTGACCAAGTAACTAAAGTACCGTTTTTGTTGCAGAAAAGTCTTCATCAACACTTCAGAGTTGCCATAAAACAGTATTGCCTTAAAGATGTTGCCAATGAGTAGGGGAATAAAAAACTGGAGATCGGTATAGTGCACATCCTGAAAAATACTGTTTTTGTCGGTGTAGGTTAACCTGCTGGATGAAAAGCTGTAGTAAAAAAAAGAAATCGCAAGCCAAAAAAGCCCATGCAATACTATAGTAATTATTTTTTGAGGTTTCATGCAAGGAGGTTTAGTATAGAACTACTCGAAGTTAGACAAAACCCACCACCCACCTATTATGACCAACTGTTTTTTTGATCAACGCCTGGGTTTATTGTACCAACAGCGCATCATGCTGTAAAACCGCTTTGTTACCAGCAATGGCACCATACATCAAAAATATTGGTACGTTGCTGTATTGAGTTTTTTATACTACCACAAGTTGCCTTCATTGCTGCCAATTAAAAAAGCTGAAATGGCTTTAAACAACCAATCAACATAAATTCATGAAAAAAATCACCCTATTCAATCTTTGTATTTTCTTAATGGCACTGTTTGCCTTGAGTACATTGCAAGCCCAAAACCACGCCCGTACCATTGATCAATACCTGACTAAAGCTAATCAAGAAGGCTTTTCGGGGGTGGCTTTGGTAGCACATAAAGGCAAAATCATTTTTAGCCAGGGGTATGGCTTTGCCAATCGCGAAAAGCGCCTTGCCTTTGACCCAAACTCGGTATTTGACATTGGTTCTATTACCAAGCAGTTTACTGGAGCAGCCATTATGAAATTGGAAATGGAAGGCAAACTGAAAACTTCTGATGTATTGACGAAATACTTGCCCAACCTGCCCGCCCACATGCACAAAATCACCCTACACCATTTGCTTACCCATAGCGCAGGCTTGCCCGGTGGCATAGGTCCCGACGAAGAGGTATTGGGTAAAGAAGCTTACCTGAAAAGATTGTTTACCAAAAAACTAAGCGATTCGTTTGGCTCGTTTGCCTATAGCAATGTGGGCTATAGCCTGTTGGCAATGGTAATAGAGCAAGCAAGCGGAATGGAGTATGAGCAGTTTTTACACAAAAAAATATTTGCCCCTGCCGGAATGACCCAAACTGGGTATAGATTGCCCACCTGGAGCACCAAAAATATAGTAGTGGGTTATCGCAATGGCAACCGTTGGGGCAGTACCCACCTCAAGTCTCATTACAACCAGGGCGTTACCTACCATCTTAAGGGCAACGGGGGCATTATGTCTACCGTGCTCGACCTACATAAGTGGTATAAGGCAATCAAAAACAACACTGTATTGTCAAAAGAAGCCACCCAAAAATACATTGCCAAGCATATAAAAGACGGAGGCGGACACTATGGTTATGGTTGGGGCACCGAACCCAAACCCGGACGGGAAATAGTGTGGCACAATGGAGGTAATGGTTTTTTTAATGCTTTTATGGGGTATTATCTTGCCAAAGACTTGGTCATTATTGTAGCCACCAACTATGGTAAAAGTGCTGACCCTTATGCGCACCCAATAGACCGTATCATGCACGGCGAGTTTAAAACAATGAACGAAAAACTGGCGAAGCGCTACCAGGGGGCTTATCGCTTGCCTTCCGGCGAAAAATTTAAGGTGCGTTTCAATGCCAACAGTCAGTTAGAAGTGCCCATTCACCAGGCGGCTTTGTACCAGTTGTTTTCGGGGTCTATTGCCGACAAAGCCTCGGTAGCGGCTACTTATAACCAAAAAATAAGTGTACTTGGTAACACTTTGCTCAAGCACAACTATGCCCAATATGCCAAGATAGAACATCAGTATATGCTCGAAGGGTCAGAGGCAGCAATAGCAAGTCAAATAAAACGCAGCCTTGAACGCAGAGAAAAACGTCTGGGCAAAATAAAAGCGGTGGAGGTGTTGGGCAGTGTGGCACGCCAAAAAGGGAAGTATTACTTAAGTGCAGCAAGGTTCGCTTTTGCAAAGGGAAATAACTATGTTTTCTATACCTGGAAAGGAAATCGACTAATTGGTGTGAGGGTATTGAACGAAGCTGGTATGACCAAAAAGTTTGATTATCAGGGCAAGCACGCCTTTTTTGCGGAAAGCAACCAACTTAAGATACAACTTACTACCCAACAAGGCAAGCCTGCTATAAGGGTAGGAGACAAGGTGTTGGTGAAGGAGTAGGGACTTACAGCTTTAAGCGACAAGCGAAAAGTGATTAGCCCAGAGCCCTAACAAGGCTCTAGGGACTATTGATCATGCAATGCCGCTTTTTGCTAAAAATCATAAAAATTACAAAAGAGGTAACAGCCATTCATTGCGAGGCTGTTGCCATTTTATCTGCATCAAATCTACCTCAGGGCGAATGTAAGGCTGGCTTTTTCTACCATTAAATGCCAGGTATGACTTTGCCCTGATTTGGATTTTTGGGTGCCCCTCTTGTTTGAGTTGTTCGCCTAAGTGATGCGCCAGCTGCAAGATCATATCGGGTTGGGTAGCCATCATTTTTTCCTGCAAAGGCGTCAGCATTTTGCCCGGTAAAATCTCCCATTGTTGTTGGGTTTGTGGGTCATAAGCCATAAAACTTACCAAGCCCGTTTTTTCAATCAACATCACATTCCAGGCAAACCTAAACCCTTCTTCTGTCCAAAGCACATCGCCTTTGTACAACCAGTGTCGCAATGGCAGCAAACATTGAACTATTAAAAAAAACGCCACAAAGCCTTTGATCAACCGAGTGCGCCAAGGTAGCGCAGGAAAGGGGCGGTCTGGCACCAATGCAGGCGATGAGCAAAGCTTTTGGTAAAAGCCCGTAGAGAAGAAAACAGTAGCACTCACCATCATTACCCAAGGGAAAATGCCAATGTTAAACAACAGCCAGGTAAGCAAGTGAAACACCACTACCAACCCATAAGCCACCGGGCGAGACACCCGCCAGGCAAGCAAAAAAGCAATGCTCAAATCAAACAAAGCCCCCGCCCAGCTCATCAGGTAAGGCACCCAATCATATTGGAGCCAGGCACCCACCAACGGGTAGTTGGTGCGCACGGCAAGCCAGGTTTTGAGCGGTTCGGCGTGTACCAGCCAATCATACTTAAGCTTGGCCACTCCGGCAAAAAAATACACCAGCCCAATTTGACAACGCAACGCAGCCACATACCAAAAAGGCACCGTTTGCTGGCGCAGTTGGGCAAACCACTGTCGGTCGAGCGAAAAACGATGATGTAAGGGAAAAAAGATGAGCAAAAAACTCAATACACTGATAAAGTAATAGTGGTTGAGGTAATTGGTTTTGTCGATGAGTTCTACGTAAGTAAAACCCAAAAAAAACAGCCCCATACTCAAGCGGTAAAACAAGCCCAGTATGATGCACCCACAAAGTACCATAAGCCCACCAAACAACCAATACATACCATTGCCTGGTAAGGGTTGCACCCAATGAAACCCCTCGAAAGTAAAAAAGAACTTTGGTGTCAGGTACAAGTCTTTGATCCAACCCTTGGCCGCAAAACGTACAAGACTGACCAACATTAAGCTACCAAAAAAAATCCTGAAAACACCCAAAATAGCATTGTCTACCGGGCGGTTAAAGCGCAAAGTATTCATAGTTTTTTAGCATTGATAGGCTCAAGTCCTTAGATGCCGATGCATAGCGGTGCTTCAAGTTTGACGCTGCTCTACAAGCAAAACTTATCGGTTTTATAAGACGTTTATTTTTAGGGTTTTATGAGGTCAATAGATGGAAGCTACTATAGCCCCAAGCTTGGGACTTGTCGCTTGTACCTTGAGGCTATCCAAGCCCTAATCCCCATCATTGTCATTAAACGTCACAATTCCCCCCAAGGCATTCATCATGTCTACCTTGATAAGCACCACCAACTCACGCGCAAGGGCATAAGCTGCCTTTGTCTGCGTTTGGTCGGCACTTACAGCCTCATACAAAGTGGGTTGAATGGCAAGCACCGCCTCTTTGGTTTTGGCAATGTGCGCCACTATACTATTGGCAAGCGATTGCCCACTGCCCGACGCTTTCAGTGCATTGAGATAATCATCAAAACCATCGCCCGAATCACCCTTAAAAACCATTGTCATCATATCCAGGTTTGCGACCAAATGTGCCAACGAAGTTTTACTACGCCAAGCCTCCGTTTTTTCGGGTTGAGGAGTACCATCTTTGAGCTGCACCCCCAGCGGCGCGCCCAGTTTGGTATTGGCAACAATTTCTGCCGTTTCAATCATTTTATTGGCAAGTGTATTGACTGCATCGTTGCCTCCCTGACTATTTTTAATAAAAGTCTGGAGATAATTGCCCCCGTTGTTTGCCCACTCCTGTGCTACTGCTGTCACCTGTACTTCAATGTTTTGTGCTGCTGCCCTTACATAAGCCTTTCGGCGAATGGCTTGAGCATCGGTAGTAAACAGGGCAAGCATTTGCTCCAGCGTTTTTTCGCGGTCGAACAACAAAAACTCGATGGTTGGAAACCCCTTAGCGGCAGCCCCTAGTGTAGCCATATATGCTTGATTTAGCGTGATGTCAGCATCGCCCAGCACACTCTCAATGATGTGAGTACGGGCAGGGTTAAAGTCAATTTTGAGACTGGTTTCCTGCATTTTGATAGGCCCAAAGTTAAAAAAAGCACAGCGTTCCCATTGCAATGTTGCGGCTTGCCAGGCATTGCGTACCAATTGCAGGTTTTCGGCAGTGGTTTCGGTTTCAAAAGCCTGGGCAGCCTTTACCAAAGTGCTCATTTCTTGCTGCAAAGCATTCAATTGTGGAACAATGATATTATTCCCCACATTCTCCAGAATGAGCTGACGGTTATAACTTTCTTGTTCTTGTTTAATGCAGCCCAGCAAGCCCAATAAGCAATATATATAAAGCAGTGTATTTCTTTTCATCAGGTTATTTTATAGACTATCAATCGCCCATAGTTTTTTGTTTTTATTATATTTGCAAATAGTAGAGTGAAAGAAAGGCAACCATGAGACCTTTTATAAAATGGCTAATTTACCCGTAGCAGCTTCTGTTTGCGGATTTTATAAATCACCAAAAATCAAGGTGATATAAAACCACGGAAACTTGTAGAACAGCCTTCAACTTGAAACTTACTGCTTAAAGCACCAATATACATCGGTATCTAAGGACTTGAGTCTTTGGTAGCCCAGAGCCCTAAACTCTAAAGCGACTCCAAAAACTTAATGACCGCCTGACGGTCACCTTTCGACAATTTCATATAAGCCTCCTTCGCCTTGACACCCTCGCCACCATGCCAAAGAATAGCCTCTTGTAAATTGCGTGCCCGCCCATCGTGCATAAAATTGGTATGCCCGTTTACCGTTTGTACCAAGCCAATGCCCCACAAAGGCGGAGTACGCCATTCATTACCCGTTGCCTCAAAATCAGGGCGATTATCTGCCAGGTCATCGCCCATGTCGTGCAACAACAAATCGGTATAAGGGCGAATGACCTGCCCCGACAGTTCTGGAAAGCCCCTAAGAGTACCAGTCGTAAACTTGGGTGTGTGGCAAGTCATACAACCAATTTTGCGAAACAATGCCTTGCCCTTAAGCACCTCACCATCTTGCCAGTTGCGGCGAGCGGGTACTGCCACCAAATGGTTATAAGCCGTTACCGCGTCCAGGTTTTCGGCGCTTATCTCAGGGCTACCTCCATTGGGCGCCTGTTGGCAGTTGGTTTGCCCCGAAGTACAGTTTTCGTTAGGAAACAAAGGCGAAGTAATGCCCATATCGCCCAGAAAAGCCCCCGCTACTTGTTGTTTTAGCGTAGGTTTGTTGGCTTTCCAGCCAAACCTGCCCAGTGTCTTTTTTTCTTTCACCACATCCCACACATAGTTGGGTCTGCCCGACACCCCATCCTTGTTGATGTCATTGGGGTCGGCTTGTGCCAAAATATCTATTTCGTTGATCGCCTGTAGTAGCCCCAACCCCGGAATCATAGGTGCCACCCTGGGCGAAAACAATATTTGAGGCGACATAGCCCCATAGCCCAGGTTTTTGAAGGTATACACAGGTTTGCGCAAGGTATAGGTTTCGCCGTCGTCAAACTTCCCCGCCACCTCTACATAACTCAGTGCTACATTGCCTTCTGCCTTTACCCCCAATATATGCTTGTTGTTGAGCTGGTTGCCATAGGTAGGGTCGCCCAGAGGTCCTCCGTGTTCGGTTTGCCCCGGAATGCTCAACCTGATAAGCATAGACTCAAACACCCCACCCGGAGCAGGCGGTGTACCTCGTCCGTCGTTTACGTGGCACCCTGCACACGACACTGCATTGAATAAAGGCCCTAAGCCATCGCGGGCGGTAGTAGAGGCAGGCGCCGATACCCAAGGGTTGCGGAAAAAGGAGTTGCCTACAAAAAAATGATCAAAATTTTCATTGCTGAGGTTACGCACCGACTTGTCAAAAGCCTTGGCGCTGCTGGCAAAAACCGTAGTTTCGCCTCCCGAAAGTTCTTCGTTTTCTTCGGGCATCAACATTTCTGTTTCTGACTGGCAACTGATAAAAACTACGCTACAGTAAGCCAGTAAACTAAGAAAAAGCGTAAGGAATCTTATATGTGTCATTGGTAGGGAATTGGCAGTTATTGAAATCAAAAGCGTAGCCAGCAATTAGCAACAAACAAAAGTAGTTATTGGGCTTTTGCTATCAAACAAAAAAACGACAGGCTTATACCTGCCAGGGTGTTGAAACCTGGCAGGTACCATTACTTGTTGCTTTATAACCTTATTTCAAAGCGTCAGACGTTTCCAGCGTAAGGTTACCTAAGTTGAGCTTTTGAGCAATCGACTCAATAGAACGGGTTTGGGCTCTCAGAGCCGTGATCGCCACCTCTACGCGTTGGTTTCCAGCTGTATTGCCTTGGCTTATCTCCTTGTCGAAGGGCGCCTGAATAGCCAGTGTAGCTGCTTTGGTAGCTTCCAGTTCGGTTTTTATCTGGGCATACAGTTCTTTGTCGACTACTTCTACCAAGGAGGCAATGCCCTTGCCCGTAACACTGCCATAAGTACCCCAGTATACATTATAAATTCCCTGGGCATTGGTTACTATATCACGGTGAGTATTATCGCTAAAGCAAGAGTGTTCGTCTTCCTGGTCGTGGTTAAACAAAGCTACCTTCATACGCTCTCCGGCAAGTTCTGCTTCAGACAAGCTACCCATTCCGGTCAAAATTCTTACTATCGACTTGTTGCCATCTGCTACAAAACTAGTGCGGTAACTGGCACCCTCTGCCCAGGCATCTCTCACTGTTTTTAAGTCCTCGAGCAATAAATCAATCGTTACGTGCAAATATGTTTTGCGTCGGTCGGCATTGGTAGCCGTAGTATAATCAGTAAAAGCACGTTGGCCGGCGTTGCTGTAGTCGCCGCCAGGGTTGGTATCTTGTCCCCACAACAAAAACTCAATGGCGTGGTAGCCAATGCTGATATTTTTTTCACCCCCTTTTTCGTTGTTGCCTCTCAATGTAGCAGCATCAATGGTTTGGGTTAAATCATTGATGATACCAGCCGTGGCATTGCCGGCTACATAATCTATAAAGTTTTCGTCCAATGGCCAGGCATTGATCGCCCCCTCCGGACCAGTAGCAGAGTTATCGATAGGCCCTTCGTAAAAACGAAAAACCTCGGTTTGCCCATAAGGTTCGCGGGCGTCTTTCCAGGCTTGCTTGGCAGCGTCAAACTTGGCTTGGTCGGGGTTGGCTACAAAAGCGTCAATGCTTGTTTTGAGTGCTACCACCTTGTCGTAGCTATCACTATAGCTCTGGTGAGCTATTTTGGCATAAGTTTCCAATACCTCAGCCACCTGAGTAGCGTCAGGGGTAGGGGGAGTAGTTTCTTCCTTTTTTTTGCAGGCATTGAGTAACATTACAAATACCAGCAGGGGTAATACTTTAATCAATTGCATTGTGCTATCCTTATTTAGACTCGTTAAAAATAATGCAGCAAAGATAGAATTATTTTATTCAAATAATCAATAGCCTGCCGCATTTAGTCCATCATTTACAACCGACCTGAGCGCACATTCAATTTGCTCAATTGTGAGAATCAGTCAATTATAATAAAATCATTTCTTGATATTTTTTTTCATCAAGTAAGTGCTTTCACCACTGCACATTGGTAGGAGATCAAAAAGCTGGTGCAGGGATGCTAAAATTGTATAACAATGGCAGTGCAGAATGCCGACGTATATTGATAAGCTGTGAAGCTATCGGCAAAAAAAAACCGCAGATGTTGGTAACACCCACGGTTGGTCAATTCTTTATGATACAGCACATTTATTTTTTTGCCGCAGGAAAACGCATCCTATAATCAACCCGTACATCACCCTTGCTTATTTTGGTAAGGCGCGACTTGAGCAAACGTTTCTTAAAGCCCGAAAGGTAATCGGTAAACAATACCCCTTCTATATGGTCGTATTCGTGCTGAATCACCCTTGCCGCCATACCATCATACTCTGCTTCGTGTTCTTTCCAGTTGAGGTCAAAGTATTTGATACGAATTTTAGGCTGTCGACTTACATTCTCTCTTATGTCAGGAATACTCAAACAACCTTCTTCAAATACCCATTCGGTACCTTCTTCTTCCAGTATCACCGGGTTAATAAAAGTCATCTTCATGTTTTGTAGCGCCTCATCCATTGGCTCAGGGTCAATCACAAACAAACGCAGGCTTTTGCCTATTTGCGGAGCTGCCAGCCCCACGCCATGCGCCTCATACATGGTTTCAAACATATTTTCTACCAGTTCACTCACATCAGTACCTGGTGCTATTTCCTCGGCTTTTTTTTTCAATACGGGGTCACCGTAAGCCACAATCGGATAAATCATCTTATATCAAAATTTTTATTATTACTTATACTTTAGTCGATAGATTAGTAGTCCATAGTCAATAGTTTTTGTGGTTTGCTTGGCTCT
This window of the Microscilla marina ATCC 23134 genome carries:
- a CDS encoding CHAT domain-containing tetratricopeptide repeat protein, which translates into the protein MRAFTMMMLLWLAGMYTAQAQQKDYQKLYNDMVQAAKQKKYPTAVKYAEEMLPGIEGVLGKGSKQLGSFYYSVAGFYQAVKKYDKAEQMYQQSLAIRKNLQGGKAASYFKTQRRLARLYLQTKKMAKAEKIYAQMLESQKTALGEKSPEYALTLYNLANLNRDLGKPAEAKKYYTQALAIQKASRGEQHPDYLNTLEGLAFLYNQEGDYKKAMPLFEKIWQTYKATVKNSNPQYIRAVGNLAEIYFAVGKYNKADPLYNETVQLLKATKSPLYGRYLASMAVLKEVQDRYDEAEKLYQEAITELKKDVGEQHPDYAQAMHDFGKLYELKNELNKAEQMMKKAQTIRAQAYGKNSPKYAESLNDLAKLYFKMGKHQQALAHAKQALEIRQKGNDKATEMTTIRNIANIYWTLKRFTEAEKYYKTVLDYQKKTQGALHKEYLTTLNRLGEMYDAQNRLKEATQVYKKVLKGRAQTLGTNHRDYLLTSYDLAMLYITEENKLDSAFSLLQELEKNASVLRKMPDVYANILRNLGGIYYQQGKIAEAKKRFAQCIKVYPQRDESYIYFLNSLAASYVESSSYTTADSLYSASLRLSRQKYGRNSEIYAVTLDESGKMYEQAGRYDEALKNYQEALKLEKKIKGANSPEYARALHDLGVVFKAMGKYTEAEQSFLKAKQLRKVNPGVASYAYSATLNGMGNLYKTMGRYQEAEKMYVQALDIRRKTLGEQHFEYAVTLNDLAGLYRKLGKKAAARKLYTQALTIRQAELGKQHPDYASSLDNLAGLYRDEGNKQKAEEYYLKALEIRGKTLGNNHPAYAASLNNLAVFYEELGKLTEAEQAYKQTIDIFKEKLGDNHPDYAAALGNLGVFLEAQGKFDQAEQYFSKAVKIVLRQIDQTFSSLSEDEKKQFYEVNKRFIDGFMRFAFNSSGLRLSKGQTKLPVLGDAYNLQLATKALILNATSKVRRRIMASGNQALIAKYNEWQKVREQIANLYNLGDAALNRKGINVQALEAKANSLERELSAKAEGFRGAYNPSLPTWRDVQKRLKPGEAAIEMIRLRTRKDSVYYSVLVIKPETKDHPEFLTIRNGKKLETRYVAYYKNAIRFKRRDRYSYKMFWQSFRKVLKGVKKVYISPDGVYNQINLNTLQNLETNKYVLDELEVAMVTNTRDILGFGKRTTTHKQAVLLGHPKYYIKPEGKINMVKKKNNLDEQQDSWLKYAFFADLPGTAVEIAGIKKVLRRQAWNTKVHLGNKALEDSLKTIKNPDILHIATHGFFIPSLTDEAQGARGVKIKAQKKKKKGSNPIDNDPMLRSGLILAGVTDYFKATEKPNTDDGVLTAYEAMNLQLDETDLVVLSACETGLGKVQSGEGVYGLQRALKIAGARTVLMSLWKVSDEATQKLMNAFYEEWLKSGNKRQAFQKAQLKIRKDYSHPYYWGAFVMVGE
- a CDS encoding sensor histidine kinase, which codes for MKPQKIITIVLHGLFWLAISFFYYSFSSSRLTYTDKNSIFQDVHYTDLQFFIPLLIGNIFKAILFYGNSEVLMKTFLQQKRYFSYLVNFVGLVVMCYGIEIGVDYFLVQVVPPTMPQDAYPPNHFQGIVSLQPAFYLIFIITSFGARFTQDWVQHETEKQYLQQSKLQTELKFLKSQINPHFLFNTLNNLYASALSDGSERTAEGIAKLSKLIRYMLHESNVDRIALEREVAYIETYIELQKLRFAGKNNTVNINFEVEIDAPACLIAPMLLITFVENAFKHGISKQQTSSISIELKVSNQQLSFRVENTVNPFANNQLEEKSGLGLKNVQRQLELLYANKYTLEVVPDKEVFKVNLVLTL
- a CDS encoding serine hydrolase domain-containing protein, which codes for MKKITLFNLCIFLMALFALSTLQAQNHARTIDQYLTKANQEGFSGVALVAHKGKIIFSQGYGFANREKRLAFDPNSVFDIGSITKQFTGAAIMKLEMEGKLKTSDVLTKYLPNLPAHMHKITLHHLLTHSAGLPGGIGPDEEVLGKEAYLKRLFTKKLSDSFGSFAYSNVGYSLLAMVIEQASGMEYEQFLHKKIFAPAGMTQTGYRLPTWSTKNIVVGYRNGNRWGSTHLKSHYNQGVTYHLKGNGGIMSTVLDLHKWYKAIKNNTVLSKEATQKYIAKHIKDGGGHYGYGWGTEPKPGREIVWHNGGNGFFNAFMGYYLAKDLVIIVATNYGKSADPYAHPIDRIMHGEFKTMNEKLAKRYQGAYRLPSGEKFKVRFNANSQLEVPIHQAALYQLFSGSIADKASVAATYNQKISVLGNTLLKHNYAQYAKIEHQYMLEGSEAAIASQIKRSLERREKRLGKIKAVEVLGSVARQKGKYYLSAARFAFAKGNNYVFYTWKGNRLIGVRVLNEAGMTKKFDYQGKHAFFAESNQLKIQLTTQQGKPAIRVGDKVLVKE